One genomic segment of Gopherus flavomarginatus isolate rGopFla2 chromosome 11, rGopFla2.mat.asm, whole genome shotgun sequence includes these proteins:
- the ZNF831 gene encoding zinc finger protein 831 isoform X2: MEAQRQPPSTVALADQPVKVSSLQAAQGSSSIRQSPVIFQQEHTLPQTIYLKALTIPLYHPIQSGCYQSNNQLAAGGSSINLDSSNMPLILSPLLHSERIDQPQPVAQKQAGRTLTLNLVSSPVLPSSSCPNAPIGSPGKYKNARKYICKHCGRDCLKPSVLEKHIRSHTGERPFPCTTCGIAFKTQSNLYKHRRTQTHVNNTKLPSGSDNSGILEENEKATDSIMSHQGAKRDNNICEKQGVGTEQIISETNTTVDTKKFPSIISLPTLNALSLTSESQKITIDDSYWPEASQGASEREPMQDPQNLSSPVVLPDSLHQRKMIQEQRFSTANKHIQLQRQQATYSDKQWDSKLSDYKLKKCESTDSGYLSRSDSIEQQMLTSSPLHSLCEQSTELENETAFSGLRCTAGSSAKLDSAEKATALMLEKKKLEEHISKLISHNKAVVDDTQLDNVRPRKTVLSKQGSIDLPMPYTYKDSFHFDIRSLDVNRKKNLSLCSAKSTFTPIEKSKPLFFHSVPTQFSTTIDCVPVTRSNSLPFVESTRMAHDRVGSSKLPSLTRQPLNTSSSILLHSNNLAASSVDFPNSHPRALVRQTAVDDLPLSNAVYYYSPSEKMKETKKPGAGGEGVNAKCKKSTQRKLKMFSQEKWQMYGDETFKKIYQKMKNSQTAKKLNQRGEKATDNIGFTPDPKEAAGSGGVIQPKDGRSSLSGNLSSPLTIPTTELNPVESKTGPIGNHLLHGVSSKENAGRFTELMETAHSINAGEQSVISKTSPKHGCSNKHSSDKCTGGNNMLLAVSSHGMRLQLKQRASQLNSNLLNIDSLQMHNSQLEESCPGSESNTLVLDSENTFKRDGENHSSKETSQHAQMAVRAHNCISGESTQEFQKLPSERKKLKVNELKSGDNTALNSSPSPSSENNTVGETVKLVDCYSVHAVSPALVKQSAKEGKQNSSTDINESISSAEGMEYEKTMKLHIEPIYYSDNTVNLLPQSTKISKASLSEFLVPELKKDNCSSFALSKVTDAGAKTCPVTAGARVPLHSGDDAGISSTTQNLELGQVTPPLKKNAFSPKYILKLPQEESTTDLSLLVEPGQESMPGVSLPVPITKTSCTINRTVSADSSAVFLSPLQFELRHQARAVGLRWGVHTNWKALVPCSSVNSTTTNITTKIVDSFQNQSCRQKEIMKDTWKETEDKDNLSDQMQADEKWISTAVCSAQTTGKKVCFTSMYTGGFFISADIKGENQVLHHLHSGNNSLMMTSSSGKGATSSGDMEQKSMGWDTDGSSSDIFKDTSPGSQELQYSVHSMDNSNYFCHSFGTFYCHTLSTQRKELPALSQITLTCLSGNSRISSTKGSFPSLNAEPQLTWCCLTRSLPLPAEQKEKADSAYSSLHICKKKSGSEGTLSKCDFSFIKVKNISKTVPYGHTTGNLKTLVSSFSQEEQPQKSSSKAAGSGASENISEREKKEILCRRKKFTTNKSKRSHKQKKMKINQKWSKGNHMHGYTQLKTNRLSKQHWLPNRTLDSLKKHQLLHTDNSLNRCEKCHPPASNLQDNYLPQQEELSCPTSDKPASKGNNHKKEDRNHKNNSGIFSPAGHSISFTQQGKLDGKDVTRPVEKHSRGNLFIQNLNATPGLPMVTYSCSSPAKAAMRQTNNDLDICCLVTQPLILQKSFPVEPPPNAHCDPVESSFWSFPFDLVGTGTCCQHVSMGSEVTAPFSLWPKADHKNILNLESQGQSFAALYPLVQTSGKEEHPMEGNSYSSLKEKLTPSSKTVCSALLGSKVNTLPETSITSTSLPSTANIQGIISSNNSPHGCMDKNGAYLQSDGHGRLNKTGTNTFKEPSFPFSPTESTASSETPSKTYKKRGLEMIRKQTRVEYDDTSSDDEDRLVIEI, encoded by the exons atggaggcacagaggcaACCCCCTTCCACAGTTGCACTAGCTGATCAACCAGTTAAAGTTTCATCTCTTCAGGCTGCACAGGGTTCATCAAGTATAAGACAGAGTCCTGTGATTTTTCAGCAGGAACACACCCTGCCTCAGACTATATACCTGAAAGCCCTTACCATACCACTGTATCATCCTATCCAGTCAGGATGCTATCAGTCAAACAACCAGTTAGCAGCTGGTGGAAGCAGCATAAATCTAGACAGCAGTAATATGCCTTTAATCCTAAGCCCACTTCTGCATTCAGAGAGGATAGATCAGcctcagccagttgctcagaaaCAAGCAGGGCGAACTTTGACATTAAACCTAGTTAGTTCACCAGTTTTACCATCAAGTTCCTGTCCAAATGCACCTATTGGAAGCCCAGGGAAATACAAAAATGCCAGGAAGTACATCTGTAAACACTGCGGACGAGATTGCTTGAAGCCAAGTGTCCTTGAGAAACATATTCGCtcacacacaggggagaggccctttccctgcaccaCCTGTGGTATTGCATTTAAAACTCAAAGCAATTTATATAAACACAGAAGAACCCAAACACACGTCAACAATACCAAGCTGCCCTCAGGCTCTGACAACAGTGGCATATTAGAGGAGAATGAGAAGGCAACAGACAGCATCATGTCACACCAGGGTGCAAAACGAGATAACAATATCTGTGAGAAGCAGGGGGTAGGGACTGAACAAATAATTTCAGAGACTAATACCACAGTGGACACTAAGAAATTTCCATCCATTATTTCACTGCCAACACTGAATGCTTTATCGCTTACATCAGAAAGTCAGAAGATAACAATTGACGATTCCTATTGGCCAGAGGCAAGTCAGGGTGCCTCTGAAAGAGAACCAATGCAAGATCCCCAAAACCTATCTTCTCCAGTAGTTTTGCCAGACAGTCTACACCAGAGAAAGATGATACAGGAACAAAGAttctcaacagcaaacaaacatATTCAATTGCAAAGGCAGCAAGCAACTTATTCAGATAAGCAATGGGACAGCAAACTATCTGACTATAAGCTAAAGAAGTGTGAGAGCACTGATTCTGGATATCTGTCACGCTCTGATAGTATAGAACAACAGATGTtgacctccagccccctgcatagTCTTTGTGAACAAAGCACTGAGCTGGAAAATGAAACTGCCTTCAGTGGCTTAAGGTGCACGGCAGGAAGTAGTGCAAAACTGGATTCAGCTGAGAAAGCAACAGCCTTGATGCTAGAGAAAAAGAAGCTGGAAGAGCATATCTCAAAACTGATCTCTCATAACAAAGCTGTGGTGGACGATACCCAATTAGACAATGTTAGACCCAGAaaaacagtgctttccaagcagggCAGTATTGATCTGCCTATGCCTTACACATACAAAGACTCCTTCCATTTTGACATTCGATCTCTTGATGTCAACAGGAAAAAGAATCTTTCCCTTTGTTCAGCAAAATCTACCTTTACACCCATAGAAAAATCCAAGCCATTGTTTTTTCATTCAGTCCCCACGCAATTCTCGACAACAATAGACTGTGTGCCTGTTACAAGAAGCAACTCCTTGCCATTTGTAGAGAGCACAAGAATGGCACACGACAGAGTGGGTAGCTCAAAACTACCATCTCTCACTAGGCAGCCCCTGAATACTAGCTCTTCTATCTTGTTGCATAGCAACAACCTTGCTGCAAGTTCAGTGGATTTTCCTAACAGCCATCCCCGTGCACTTGTCAGACAAACAGCAGTGGATGATTTGCCACTAAGTAACGCAGTCTATTATTATTCTCCTTCTGAGAAGATGAAAGAAACTAAAaagcctggagctggaggagaaggagtgaATGCTAAATGTAAGAAGTCAactcaaaggaaattaaaaatgttCTCTCAGGAAAAATGGCAGATGTACGGTGATGAAACATTCAAGAAAATCtaccaaaaaatgaaaaacagtcAAACTGCCAAGAAACTGAATCAAAGGGGGGAAAAGGCAACAGACAATATAGGCTTCACCCCTGATCCAAAGGAAGCAGCCGGTAGTGGTGGAGTTATTCAGCCAAAAGATGGTAGGAGCTCTCTAAGTGGGAATCTTTCCTCCCCTCTGACCATTCCTACAACAGAATTAAACCCTGTGGAATCAAAAACCGGTCCCATTGGTAATCATTTACTGCACGGGGTTTCCtcaaaagagaatgcaggcagattTACAGAACTAATGGAAACAGCACATTCAATAAATGCTGGTGAACAGAGTGTAATAAgcaaaacttccccaaaacatGGCTGCAGCAACAAACATAGTTCAGATAAATGTACAGGTGGCAATAATATGTTACTAGCTGTAAGCAGTCATGGAATGAGGCTTCAACTTAAGCAGAGAGCTAGCCAATTAAACTCTAACTTGCTGAACATTGATAGTCTGCAAATGCATAATAGTCAATTGGAAGAGTCATGTCCTGGGAGCGAATCAAATACCCTCGTATTAGATAGCGAAAATACTTTTAAACGTGATGGAGAAAACCACAGTAGTAAAGAAACTTCTCAACATGCACAGATGGCTGTAAGGGCACACAACTGCATCAGTGGTGAATCTACACAGGAATTCCAAAAGCTACCatcagagagaaaaaaactgAAAGTCAATGAGCTGAAGAGTGGAGATAATACAGCTCTAAACTCTAGTCCCAGCCCCAGTAGCGAAAATAATACAGTAGGTGAAACAGTGAAATTGGTAGACTGTTATAGCGTACATGCCGTCTCCCCAGCATTAGTTAAACAGTCAGCTAAAGAAGGAAAGCAGAATTCAAGCACAGACATTAATGAATCAATCAGCAGTGCTGAAGGCATGGAATATGAGAAAACCATGAAACTCCACATAGAACCCATATATTATAGTGATAATACTGTTAACCTTCTTCCACAATCAACAAAGATCTCAAAAGCTTCACTTTCTGAATTTCTGGTGCCTGAGTTAAAGAAAGATAATTGTAGTTCTTTTGCCTTAAGTAAGGTGACAGATGCAGGAGCCAAAACATGTCCGGTGACAGCAGGAGCAAGAGTGCCACTTCATAGTGGTGATGATGCTGGTATATCTTCCACTACTCAAAATCTGGAGCTTGGTCAGGTAACTCCACCTctaaagaaaaatgcattttctcCAAAGTATATCCTTAAATTACCGCAAGAAGAGAGTACTACAGACCTGTCACTTTTAGTGGAACCAGGGCAGGAGAGTATGCCTGGTGTTTCTCTACCAGTTCCGATAACCAAAACTTCCTGCACTATCAACAGGACAGTCAGTGCTGATTCCAGTGCTGTGTTTTTGTCCCCATTACAATTTGAACTGAGACACCAGGCCAGAGCAGTAGGGCTAAGATGGGGTGTACATACAAACTGGAAGGCTCTGGTACCTTGTTCATCAGTCAACTCTACAACAACTAATATCACAACCAAGATAGTTGACAGCTTTCAGAACCAAAGCTGCAGGCAGAAGGAAATAATGAAAGACACCTGGAAAGAGACTGAGGATAAAGATAACTTAAGTGATCAAATGCAAGCAGATGAGAAGTGGATAAGTACAGCTGTTTGCTCTGCACAAACCACAGGGAAGAAAGTATGCTTTACTTCTATGTATACAGGTGGCTTTTTCATATCTGCAGACATCAAAGGAGAGAATCAGGTCTTACACCACCTTCACTCAGGAAATAACTCTTTaatgatgacatcttcatcaggCAAAGGGGCAACCTCTAGTGGGGACATGGAACAGAAAAGCATGGGATGGGACACAGACGGTAGCTCTTCAGACATCTTTAAGGACACTTCACCAGGGTCGCAGGAATTACAGTATTCTGTTCATTCAATGGACAATTCCAATTATTTTTGCCATTCCTTTGGCACATTTTATTGCCACACCCTCAGTACTCAACGTAAGGAACTCCCTGCACTGTCCCAAATCACTTTGACTTGTCTCTCGGGAAACTCAAGGATCTCAAGCACAAAAGGTTCCTTCCCATCACTAAATGCTGAGCCTCAATTAACTTGGTGTTGTTTAACCAGAAGCCTTCCTCTGCCTGCTGAGCAAAAGGAGAAGGCTGACTCTGCTTACTCTTCTTTGCACATCTGCAAGAAAAAATCTGGTAGTGAAGGCACATTGTCAAAATGTGACTTTTCTTTTATCAAAGTGAAAAATATTAGCAAGACTGTGCCCTATGGCCACACCACTGGGAATTTAAAAACACTGGTTTCATCCTTTTCACAGGAAGAACAGCCACAGAAG TCCAGTTCaaaggctgcaggaagtggagctTCAGAAAATATTTCAGAACGAGAGAAGAAAGAAATACTTTGCAGAAGGAAAAAATTCACAACAAATAAATCCAAGAGGAgccataaacagaaaaaaatgaaaatcaaccaAAAATG GTCCAAAGGGAACCACATGCATGGATATACTCAGTTGAAAACTAACAGGCTGAGCAAGCAACACTGGCTTCCAAACAGGACACTAGATTCTCTGAAAAAGCATCAGCTGCTCCACACAGACAATAGCCTTAATCGATGCGAGAAATGCCACCCTCCTGCATCAAATTTGCAAG ATAATTATCTCCCCCAGCAAGAGGAGCTATCTTGCCCCACCTCAGACAAGCCAGCGTCCAAAGGGAATAATCATAAGAAAGAAGACAGGAATCACAAAAATAACTCAGGAATATTTTCACCAGCTGGGCATTCAATCAGCTTCACGCAACAAGGCAAACTGGATGGAAAA GATGTTACTAGACCAGTAGAGAAACACTCAAGAGGCAATCTCTTTATTCAGAACCTTAATGCAACTCCAGGATTACCTATGGTAACATACTCATGTTCATCACCAGCTAAAGCAGCCATGCGACAAACCAACAATGACCTGGATATCTGCTGTTTAGTGACTCAACCTCTCATACTTCAGAAATCATTTCCAGTGGAGCCaccaccaaatgctcattgtgaccCTGTGGAGTCCTCTTTTTGGTCTTTTCCTTTTGATTTAGTAGGCACAGGCACATGCTGCCAGCATGTGAGTATGGGTTCAGAGGTTACTGCTCCTTTTTCCTTATGGCCAAAAGCTGACCACAAAAATATACTCAATTTAGAGTCACAAGGTCAAAGTTTTGCTGCATTATACCCATTGGTTCAGACCTCAGGAAAGGAGGAACATCCAATGGAAGGAAATTCATACTCATCTCTGAAGGAGAAACTTACTCCTAGTTCCAAAACTGTGTGTTCAGCTTTATTGGGATCAAAGGTAAACACCCTTCCTGAGACATCAATCACAAGTACTAGCTTACCTAGCACAGCTAATATACAGGGGATAATCTCTTCTAATAACAGTCCTCATGGATGCATGGACAAGAATGGAGCCTACTTACAATCAGATGGCCATGGAAGACTTAATAAAACTGGCACTAATACTTTTAAAGAGCCCTCATTTCCCTTCAGTCCCACAGAGTCCACAGCTAGCTCTGAAACACCTTCCAAAACATACAAAAAAAGAGGTTTAGAGATGATAAGGAAACAAACCCGAGTGGAATATGATGACACAAGCAGTGATGATGAAGACAGGCTAGTTATAGAAATATAG